From a region of the Stenotrophomonas sp. BIO128-Bstrain genome:
- a CDS encoding FecR domain-containing protein — MAARLVVLVALLLSAAPLLAQDWTYRVRPGDTIWDLSARYLKPSIAWEQLQSHNGIADPYRLPPGSQLRFPVAWLQVQPAPARVLAVRGPVQSQADGQPRRDVIEGDLLRIGQELVTGEDASVTVVFADDSRLQLRERSRLRFDQLSRYGHTGMVDTRLRLEQGRASNRVTPANGPASRYIIDAPTATSSVRGTVFRVSAGQDGRGAATEVLEGRVQVGNRRGQRLVTRGQATRSPSLDTRPAGLEALLPAPVMATEPQRLATLPAAVAWQPVNNAAGYRVEVVRADQPEVLLFGRDTAATTLTLPDLPPGELRLLVRAVSAAQVEGLDARQDFLVRDQPVPPLTVRPLHGQTLNSARPRFEWTRVAEAERTVLQIARDPQFLTLLLEQDTRATHLRPILDLAPGDYVWRVASVDRNGDRGRFGQPLPLTITDEPVDPALQPPEAAQGQLTLRWQAGEPGQRYRVQLDRRGDFSAPLLDRELDQPEVSIKRPWRGTLHVRVQYIDDDGYVGPFSPAQQIALPCRTCYATGGSALLLWLLL, encoded by the coding sequence TTGGCTGCCCGCCTTGTGGTGCTGGTGGCGTTGCTGCTGTCCGCCGCGCCGCTGCTGGCACAGGACTGGACCTACCGGGTGCGTCCCGGCGACACGATCTGGGACCTGAGTGCCCGCTACCTCAAGCCGTCCATCGCCTGGGAACAGCTGCAGTCGCATAACGGCATCGCCGATCCCTACCGCCTGCCCCCCGGCAGCCAGCTGCGCTTCCCGGTGGCCTGGCTGCAGGTGCAGCCCGCGCCGGCACGCGTGCTCGCCGTGCGCGGCCCGGTGCAGAGCCAGGCCGACGGCCAGCCCCGTCGCGATGTGATCGAAGGCGATCTGCTGCGGATCGGCCAGGAGCTGGTCACCGGCGAGGACGCCAGCGTCACCGTGGTGTTCGCCGATGATTCGCGTCTTCAACTGCGCGAGCGCTCGCGCCTGCGCTTCGATCAGCTCTCGCGCTACGGGCACACCGGCATGGTCGATACCCGCCTGCGGCTGGAACAGGGCCGCGCCAGCAACCGGGTGACCCCTGCCAACGGACCGGCCTCGCGTTACATCATCGATGCACCGACCGCGACCAGCAGCGTGCGCGGCACCGTGTTCCGGGTCAGCGCCGGCCAGGACGGCCGTGGCGCGGCGACCGAAGTGCTGGAAGGCCGCGTGCAGGTCGGCAACCGCCGTGGCCAGCGCCTGGTCACCCGCGGCCAGGCCACCCGCAGCCCCTCACTGGACACGCGCCCGGCCGGCCTGGAGGCGTTGCTGCCCGCGCCCGTGATGGCGACCGAGCCCCAGCGGCTCGCCACCCTGCCGGCTGCCGTGGCCTGGCAGCCGGTCAACAACGCTGCCGGATACCGGGTCGAGGTGGTCCGCGCCGATCAACCCGAGGTGCTGCTGTTCGGGCGCGATACCGCTGCCACAACGCTCACCCTGCCCGACCTGCCGCCAGGCGAGCTGCGCCTGCTGGTACGGGCGGTCAGCGCGGCGCAGGTCGAAGGCCTGGACGCCAGGCAGGACTTCCTGGTGCGCGATCAGCCGGTCCCGCCGCTGACCGTGCGCCCGCTGCATGGGCAGACCCTCAACAGCGCGCGCCCGCGCTTCGAGTGGACCCGGGTGGCCGAGGCCGAGCGCACGGTGCTGCAGATCGCCCGCGATCCGCAGTTCCTCACTCTCCTGCTTGAACAGGACACCCGCGCCACCCACCTGCGTCCCATCCTGGATCTGGCCCCGGGGGACTATGTCTGGCGCGTGGCGTCGGTGGATCGCAACGGCGACCGCGGCCGCTTCGGCCAGCCGCTGCCGCTGACCATCACCGACGAGCCGGTCGACCCGGCGCTGCAACCGCCGGAAGCCGCCCAGGGCCAGCTGACCCTGCGCTGGCAGGCGGGCGAACCGGGCCAGCGCTATCGCGTGCAGCTGGACCGCCGCGGCGATTTCAGTGCGCCGCTGCTGGATCGCGAACTGGACCAGCCGGAGGTGTCGATCAAACGCCCCTGGCGCGGCACCCTGCATGTGCGCGTGCAGTACATCGACGACGACGGTTACGTGGGGCCGTTCTCGCCGGCACAGCAGATCGCCCTGCCGTGCCGCACCTGCTACGCCACCGGGGGCAGTGCGCTGCTGTTGTGGCTGCTGCTGTGA
- the trxA gene encoding thioredoxin encodes MSDLPHVFDATTETFETEVLQKSLQTPVLVDFWATWCGPCKTLGPMLEKLAGEYHGAFELAKVDVDKEQQIAAAFQIRSVPTVFLVKGGQIVDGFPGAVPEGQLREFLTQHGVVPLEAAPDEEEALEAPPLDPQAQVDVLRAAIAAEPDKEELKLDLALALLQTGATAEATALIDALPANLSTDDRAVRARARLEFASALQEAPAAEVLDARIAANGDDLQARHLRGVQLLLSGQDAAALEQFLDMLRRDRTYDDGRPRKLLIDAFKVIEDEDLVGQYRRRMASLLF; translated from the coding sequence ATGAGCGATCTGCCCCACGTCTTTGACGCCACCACCGAGACCTTCGAGACCGAGGTCCTGCAGAAGTCCCTGCAGACCCCCGTGCTGGTCGATTTCTGGGCCACCTGGTGCGGCCCCTGCAAGACCCTGGGCCCGATGCTGGAAAAGCTGGCGGGCGAATACCACGGTGCCTTCGAGCTGGCCAAGGTCGATGTCGACAAGGAACAGCAGATCGCCGCCGCGTTCCAGATCCGTTCGGTGCCCACCGTGTTCCTGGTCAAGGGCGGGCAGATCGTGGACGGCTTCCCCGGTGCGGTGCCGGAGGGTCAACTGCGCGAGTTCCTGACCCAGCATGGCGTGGTCCCGCTGGAGGCGGCCCCGGACGAGGAAGAAGCCCTCGAGGCGCCCCCGCTGGATCCGCAGGCCCAGGTCGACGTGCTGCGCGCGGCGATCGCCGCCGAGCCGGACAAGGAAGAACTCAAGCTCGACCTCGCCCTGGCCCTGCTGCAGACCGGCGCCACCGCCGAGGCCACCGCGCTGATCGATGCGCTCCCCGCCAATCTATCCACCGATGACCGCGCCGTGCGCGCCCGTGCCCGCCTGGAGTTCGCCAGTGCGCTGCAGGAGGCTCCGGCCGCGGAGGTGCTGGACGCGCGCATTGCGGCCAACGGCGACGACCTGCAGGCCCGCCACCTGCGCGGCGTGCAGCTGCTGCTGTCCGGCCAGGACGCCGCTGCGCTGGAGCAGTTCCTGGACATGCTGCGCCGGGATCGCACCTATGACGACGGGCGTCCGCGCAAACTGCTGATCGATGCCTTCAAGGTAATCGAGGATGAAGATCTGGTCGGCCAGTACCGCCGCCGCATGGCGTCGCTGCTGTTCTGA
- a CDS encoding DUF998 domain-containing protein translates to MQGIQRWEGALGIAAAVLFVGAVLGFGAALPLFDPIGHPVAVLGAMGVPHALAFNIVGFALPGLLASLVALRLLLRVPRTAPWSMRVGAQLLMLAGVGFTAMGVLPLDTSDLDNPASQYHASAWMVWVLAFVPGAVMSGIGALRLPAWRAVGALHLACGLGVLLAAFALQALLPAPLAQRVAFGAWLVWLVAVLPLAPGARRA, encoded by the coding sequence ATGCAGGGAATCCAACGTTGGGAAGGGGCGCTCGGCATTGCCGCCGCCGTGTTGTTCGTGGGCGCGGTGCTGGGTTTCGGCGCGGCGCTGCCGCTGTTCGATCCGATCGGCCACCCGGTGGCGGTGCTGGGCGCGATGGGGGTGCCGCATGCGCTGGCCTTCAATATCGTCGGGTTCGCGTTGCCCGGCCTGCTGGCCAGCCTGGTGGCGCTACGCCTGCTGCTGCGGGTGCCGCGCACGGCGCCGTGGTCGATGCGCGTTGGCGCCCAGCTGCTGATGCTGGCCGGGGTCGGCTTCACCGCAATGGGCGTGCTGCCGCTGGATACCAGCGACCTGGACAACCCGGCCAGCCAATACCACGCCAGCGCGTGGATGGTCTGGGTGCTGGCCTTCGTGCCCGGGGCAGTGATGTCCGGGATCGGCGCGCTGCGGCTGCCGGCGTGGCGCGCGGTGGGCGCGCTGCACCTGGCCTGCGGGCTGGGCGTGCTGCTGGCGGCGTTCGCCCTGCAGGCCCTGCTGCCGGCACCGCTGGCCCAGCGCGTGGCCTTCGGTGCGTGGCTGGTCTGGCTGGTGGCGGTACTGCCGCTGGCCCCGGGTGCGCGCCGTGCCTGA
- the leuS gene encoding leucine--tRNA ligase — translation MTSVEPNVYDPQQVESAAQQYWDATRAFEVTETSDKPKFYCLSMLPYPSGALHMGHVRNYTIGDVISRYKRMTGHNVLQPMGWDAFGLPAENAAIKNKTAPAKWTYANIEHMRGQFKAMGYAIDWSREFATCTPEYYVHEQRMFTRLMRKGLAYRRNAVVNWDPIDQTVLANEQVIDGRGWRSGALVEKREIPQWFLRITDYAQELLDGLDELPGWPDSVKTMQRNWIGRSEGLEIQFDVRDADGSTLDPLRVFTTRPDTVMGVTFVSIAGEHPLAQHAAKSNPALAALLAEMKQGGVSEAELETQEKRGMDTGLRAIHPVTGAQVPVWVANFVLMGYGTGAVMAVPGHDQRDNEFANKYGLPIRQVIALKSLRKEESAYDATRWQDWYGDKTRDTELVNSEEFDGLDFQGAFEALAERFERKAQGQRRVNYRLRDWGVSRQRYWGCPIPVIYCPKCGALPVPEEQLPVVLPENVNFVGTGSPIKADPEWRKTTCPDCGGAAERETDTFDTFMESSWYYARYTSPGARDAVDKRGNYWLPVDQYIGGIEHAILHLMYFRFFHKLLRDARMVDSNEPAQNLLCQGMVIAETYYRQNPDGSKDWINPADVDVQRDERGRIVGATLIADGQPVVIGGTEKMSKSKNNGVDPQVMVGKYGADTVRLFSMFAAPPEQSLEWNEAGVDGMARFLRRLWAQVQKHAADGAAPALDVAALNAEQKALRRKTHETIGKVGDDYGRRHSFNTAIAAVMELMNALAKFDDVSEQGRAVRQEALRATVLLLNPITPHASHALWQVLGHAEELLEDQAFPQADPAALVRDAVTLAVQVNGKLRGTIEVAADAPRDQIEALGLAEPNAAKFLEGLTVRKIIIVPGKIVNIVAAAQG, via the coding sequence ATGACCAGCGTCGAACCCAACGTTTACGATCCGCAGCAGGTTGAATCCGCCGCCCAGCAGTACTGGGATGCCACCCGTGCCTTCGAGGTCACCGAGACCTCGGACAAGCCGAAGTTCTACTGCCTCTCGATGCTGCCGTATCCGTCCGGTGCGCTGCACATGGGCCACGTGCGCAATTACACGATCGGTGACGTGATCAGCCGCTACAAGCGGATGACCGGCCACAACGTGCTGCAGCCGATGGGCTGGGATGCGTTCGGTCTGCCGGCCGAGAATGCGGCGATCAAGAACAAGACCGCGCCGGCCAAGTGGACCTACGCCAACATCGAGCACATGCGTGGCCAGTTCAAGGCCATGGGCTATGCGATCGACTGGTCGCGCGAGTTCGCCACCTGCACGCCCGAGTACTACGTGCACGAGCAGCGCATGTTCACCCGCCTGATGCGCAAGGGCCTGGCCTACCGCCGCAACGCGGTGGTGAACTGGGACCCGATCGATCAGACCGTGCTGGCCAACGAGCAGGTCATCGACGGCCGCGGCTGGCGTTCCGGCGCGCTGGTGGAAAAGCGCGAGATCCCGCAGTGGTTCCTGCGCATCACCGATTACGCCCAGGAACTGCTGGACGGCCTGGATGAACTGCCGGGCTGGCCCGATTCGGTCAAGACCATGCAGCGCAACTGGATCGGCCGCTCGGAAGGGCTGGAGATCCAGTTCGACGTGCGCGATGCCGACGGCAGCACGCTGGACCCGCTGCGCGTGTTCACCACCCGTCCGGACACCGTGATGGGCGTGACCTTCGTGTCCATCGCCGGTGAGCATCCGCTGGCCCAGCACGCGGCCAAGTCCAACCCGGCGCTCGCGGCGCTGCTGGCCGAGATGAAGCAGGGCGGCGTCTCCGAAGCCGAACTGGAAACCCAGGAAAAGCGCGGGATGGATACCGGCCTGCGCGCCATCCATCCGGTCACCGGCGCCCAGGTGCCGGTGTGGGTCGCCAACTTCGTGCTGATGGGCTACGGCACCGGCGCGGTGATGGCCGTTCCGGGCCATGACCAGCGCGATAACGAATTCGCCAACAAGTACGGCCTGCCGATCCGCCAGGTCATCGCGTTGAAGTCGCTGCGCAAGGAAGAAAGCGCTTACGACGCCACGCGCTGGCAGGACTGGTATGGCGACAAGACCCGCGACACCGAACTGGTCAACTCCGAAGAGTTCGACGGGCTGGATTTCCAGGGCGCCTTCGAAGCACTGGCCGAGCGCTTCGAGCGCAAGGCCCAGGGCCAGCGCCGCGTGAACTACCGCCTGCGCGACTGGGGCGTCAGCCGCCAGCGCTACTGGGGCTGCCCGATCCCGGTGATCTACTGCCCGAAGTGCGGCGCCTTGCCGGTGCCGGAAGAGCAGCTGCCCGTGGTCCTGCCGGAGAACGTCAATTTCGTCGGCACCGGTTCGCCGATCAAGGCCGATCCGGAATGGCGCAAGACCACCTGCCCGGACTGCGGCGGCGCGGCCGAGCGCGAGACCGACACCTTCGATACCTTCATGGAGTCGAGCTGGTACTACGCGCGCTACACCTCCCCAGGTGCCCGCGACGCAGTGGACAAGCGCGGCAACTACTGGCTGCCGGTGGACCAGTACATCGGCGGTATCGAGCACGCGATCCTGCACCTGATGTACTTCCGCTTCTTCCACAAACTGCTGCGTGATGCGCGCATGGTGGACAGCAACGAACCGGCGCAGAACCTGCTGTGCCAGGGCATGGTGATCGCCGAGACCTACTACCGCCAGAACCCGGACGGCTCCAAGGACTGGATCAACCCGGCCGACGTGGATGTGCAGCGCGACGAGCGCGGCCGCATCGTCGGCGCGACCCTGATCGCCGACGGCCAGCCGGTGGTGATCGGTGGCACCGAGAAGATGTCCAAGTCCAAGAACAACGGCGTGGACCCGCAGGTGATGGTGGGCAAGTACGGTGCCGACACCGTGCGCCTGTTCTCGATGTTTGCCGCGCCGCCGGAACAGTCGCTGGAGTGGAACGAAGCCGGCGTGGACGGCATGGCCCGCTTCCTGCGCCGTTTGTGGGCGCAGGTGCAGAAGCACGCCGCCGACGGTGCCGCCCCGGCGCTGGACGTGGCCGCGCTCAACGCCGAGCAGAAGGCGCTGCGCCGCAAGACCCACGAAACCATCGGCAAGGTCGGCGACGACTACGGCCGCCGCCACAGCTTCAACACCGCCATCGCCGCGGTGATGGAACTGATGAACGCGCTGGCCAAGTTCGATGACGTCAGCGAGCAGGGCCGTGCGGTCCGCCAGGAAGCGCTGCGCGCCACCGTGCTGCTGCTCAACCCGATCACCCCGCATGCCAGCCATGCGCTGTGGCAGGTGCTGGGCCACGCCGAGGAACTGCTGGAAGACCAGGCATTCCCGCAGGCCGATCCGGCCGCGCTGGTGCGCGATGCGGTGACGCTGGCCGTGCAGGTCAACGGCAAGCTGCGCGGCACCATCGAGGTCGCTGCCGATGCCCCGCGTGATCAGATCGAAGCGCTGGGCCTGGCCGAGCCGAACGCGGCCAAGTTCCTGGAAGGTCTGACCGTGCGCAAGATCATCATCGTGCCGGGCAAGATCGTGAACATCGTGGCCGCTGCGCAGGGCTGA